Proteins from a genomic interval of Nocardioidaceae bacterium:
- a CDS encoding F0F1 ATP synthase subunit B gives MESVILAAGEQPNPLIPVLAEILLQLVVIAILFELVRRFVVPAFEKTFHERTTAIEGGLNAAEAKQAEADAKLAELERQLSDARHEAARIREEAREQGTAIIAEMREEAQAEADRIKEQGRSQIEAERQQAVASLRAEVGTLATSLASKIVGESLEDEARQSRVVERFLGDLEAQETLAGQGGNA, from the coding sequence ATGGAGTCTGTGATCCTCGCAGCGGGTGAACAACCCAACCCCCTGATCCCGGTTCTCGCCGAGATCCTGCTGCAGCTCGTGGTCATCGCGATCCTGTTCGAGCTGGTTCGCCGCTTCGTCGTGCCCGCGTTCGAGAAGACCTTCCACGAGCGCACCACGGCGATCGAGGGTGGTCTCAACGCGGCCGAGGCCAAGCAGGCCGAGGCCGACGCCAAGCTGGCCGAGCTCGAGCGCCAGCTCAGCGACGCCCGCCACGAGGCGGCGCGCATCCGCGAGGAGGCGCGCGAGCAGGGCACCGCGATCATCGCCGAGATGCGTGAGGAGGCCCAGGCCGAGGCCGACCGCATCAAGGAGCAGGGGCGCTCGCAGATCGAGGCCGAGCGCCAGCAGGCGGTCGCCTCGCTGCGTGCGGAGGTCGGCACGCTGGCCACCTCGCTCGCGAGCAAGATCGTCGGCGAGTCGCTGGAGGACGAGGCACGGCAGTCGCGCGTCGTCGAGCGCTTCCTGGGTGACCTCGAGGCGCAGGAGACGCTCGCCGGTCAGGGCGGGAACGCCTGA
- the atpE gene encoding ATP synthase F0 subunit C: MSGSLNMVGYGLAAVGPGIGIGLIFAAYINGVARQPEAQSRLQTIAFIGFALTEALAIIGIGLAFAIQ; the protein is encoded by the coding sequence ATGAGTGGAAGCCTGAACATGGTCGGATACGGTCTCGCCGCAGTCGGCCCCGGTATCGGCATCGGCCTCATCTTCGCCGCCTACATCAACGGTGTGGCCCGGCAGCCGGAGGCGCAGAGCCGCCTCCAGACCATCGCGTTCATCGGCTTCGCGCTGACCGAGGCGCTCGCCATCATCGGTATCGGTCTCGCCTTCGCCATTCAGTGA